In Miscanthus floridulus cultivar M001 chromosome 5, ASM1932011v1, whole genome shotgun sequence, one genomic interval encodes:
- the LOC136450341 gene encoding myosin-17-like isoform X3 — MASTLNIVIGSHVWVEDKDLSWVDGEVFRIDGQNAHVRTTKGKTVIANISAIHPKDTEAPPDGVDDMTRLSYLHEPGVLDNLAVRYAKNIIYTYTGNILIAINPFQRLPNLVDARTMEKYKGANLGDLDPHVFAIADVSYRQMINEGKSNSILVSGESGAGKTETTKLLMRYLAFLGGRSGTGERTVEQQVLESNPVLEAFGNAKTVRNNNSSRFGKFVEIQFDKSGKISGAAIRTYLLERSRVCQINSPERNYHCFYFLCAAPSEDLKKYKLGDPSSFHYLNQSACIKVDGINDAEEYLATRKAMDAVGITDQEQEAIFRVVAVVLHLGNINFAKGREVDSSIIKDDKSRFHLNTAGELLMCDCEKLENALIKREINTPEGVITTTVGPNSATISRDGLAKQIYSRLFDWLVNRINASIGQDPDSNKLIGVLDIYGFESFKTNSFEQLCINFTNEKLQQHFNQNVFKMEQEEYTREQINWSYIEFVDNQDVLDLIEKKPGGIIALLDEACMFPKSTHETLSQKLYEKFKNHKRFTKPKLSRTAFTIQHYAGDVTYQSDQFLDKNKDYVVAEHQELLNASKCSFVSGLFPPATEENTKSSKSSIATRFKLQLHELMETLSSTEPHYIRCIKPNSVLKPGIFENTNVLQQLRCSGVLEAIRISCAGYPTRKQFHDFLHRFRVLTPEILKEKNDEKVSCQKILDKIGLQGYQIGRTKVFLRAGQMAELDARRTEMRNNAARGVQSQFRTHVAREQFLVLRDTSICLQSFVRARLACKQHEFLRQQAAALRIQKNARWYFAWKTYYQLRLSAITLQAGLRAMAARNEFTFRKKNKASVHIQSQWRCHRDYSNYMKLRRAALTYQCAWRRRVARKELRKLRMAARDTQALKVAKEKLEERVEELTSRLDREKKLRADLEKSKAEEVSKLKEALQEMEQRVEDVKAMQEQESAKKAVEEALAQEREKISLLTTEIEGLKALLVAEREENDVTKKAHANALETNEELNKRVSDADEKIKQFTDTVQRLEGTVREHEALLLTERQQNEAANAALAESQARNEALVSKLEDAVKQNDLLHEAAQRFEETTKNLESSLTFEKQRHEANLIELAEAREKIEELQREVGDTDEKSTLLQTSIQSLEERLREKDALLTTERLESEATKKSLNESEDRNQDLLLKIEVAEKDIAHFQETVQRHEENMAALETLLRSERQQNDAIMKQLAESQGEIGELQRKLEDAYARNGLLQDSLQRLEEGATTTDALYLAERKEHDQTKKSLSEAQETNKELLKKIEEAEKNIDQLLENVERLEKDATTRESLLLTTKQSYDDTTKLLLESQEKNRELVHKVEDSDSKIVLLEDSVKRLEEITADKDSLLAIERHENSETKKELADSQKKIAELLTEVQDTRANIAELEDLVRRLEGNLAVTEALLLTEKEQNASTLKLLAEAQLRIEELIKKLEGSDRKSDSLQDTITRLEQDVTAKEALLLTEKQAHEATRKTLTETQEKSEELLKKIHDNDKHILQLQFAIQRLEETTAANENLLLREREQNDITTKAHNESQEKYEELLTKFSDVDRKIDLLQGTIERLGENTTTKDSLLLSERHEKEVIKKALTEAEEKNEELLMKVEDANEKIGHLQTTINTLEDNFAAKNVSLEAAMKENDEIRKSLSEAQERNDELLKKISDSEYRIHLLQDTVQKLQVDAISRLSSFVMEKQESDAAKRAVTEAHERNEDLLKRNEDLLKRNDDLIKKIEDSSKIVTQLQEALQRLEGKASNLEAENQVLRQQATSTPPSTAKSPASRSKISRIHRSPENGHIFNGDIRQTEMKPSTGTSEAITSAANVPDLGDQKDFEHGEKLQRIPKQKYQPSHHHQPQDDQQWLLTCISQYLGFSGSKPVAALLIYQCLLHWKSFEAMKTGVFDSILHAINSATESQNDMRTLAYWLSNLSTLTVLLQRSFKTTRTAISTPQRRRFSSERIFHGNQTSNAGLAYLSGQSVVGSAGLPQVEAKYPALLFKQQLVDLIEKVYGMISDSVKKVLNPLLELCIQDPRTSHSSIAKGNLNGMGQQNQLTHWLGIVKILTSYLDVLRANHVPSILVHKLFTQIFSLIDVQLFNRLLLRRECCSFSNGEYVRAGLAELKHWSDNATREFAGSAWEALRHIRQAVDFLVISLKPMRTLREIRTDVCPALSIQQLERIVSMYWDDVNGTNTISAEFTSSLKSVVREESNMATSFSILLDDDSSIPFSLDDITKTLPVIEVADDDFLPFVHENPSFAFLLQRGE, encoded by the exons ATG GCTTCGACCTTAAACATTGTCATAGGTTCTCATGTATGGGTGGAAGATAAAGATTTGTCCTGGGTTGATGGTGAGGTATTCcgaattgatggtcaaaatgccCATGTCCGCACAACCAAGGGGAAGACG GTCATTGCAAATATATCGGCTATACACCCTAAAGACACAGAAGCACCACCTGATGGGGTGGATGACATGACAAGGTTATCATACTTGCATGAGCCTGGTGTTTTAGATAACCTGGCTGTCAGATATGCGAAAAATATCATTTAT ACCTACACTGGTAACATTCTGATTGCAATAAATCCATTCCAAAGGCTACCTAATCTGGTTGATGCCCGTACTATGGAAAAATACAAAGGTGCAAATCTTGGTGACCTAGATCCTCATGTATTTGCAATAGCTGATGTCTCCTACAG GCAAATGATAAATGAAGGAAAGAGTAACTCCATTTTGGTCAGTGGTGAAAGTGGTGCTGGTAAGACTGAAACTACGAAATTGTTGATGAGATATCTTGCATTTCTGGGTGGGCGATCCGGAACAGGAGAGAGGACAGTTGAACAGCAAGTTTTAGAA TCTAATCCAGTCCTTGAAGCCTTTGGGAATGCGAAAACTGTTCGGAACAACAACTCAAG TCGATTTGGTAAATTTGTTGAAATCCAGTTTGACAAGAGCGGTAAGATATCTGGTGCTGCCATTAGAACTtacttgcttgagagatctcggGTTTGCCAAATTAATAGTCCAGAGAGGAACTACCATTGCTTTTACTTCCTATGTGCAGCACCATCGGAG GATCTTAAGAAGTATAAGCTCGGGGACCCATCGTCGTTTCACTACCTCAACCAGTCAGCTTGTATTAAAGTTGATGGAATCAATGATGCTGAGGAATACCTTGCAACAAGAAAGGCAATGGATGCTGTTGGCATCACTGATCAAGAACAG GAAGCTATATTCCGGGTTGTTGCTGTTGTGCTTCATCTTGGAAACATAAATTTTGCAAAAGGGAGAGAGGTAGATTCATCCATAATAAAGGATGACAAATCTAGATTCCATCTTAATACAGCAGGAGAGCTCTTGAT GTGTGATTGTGAGAAGTTGGAGAATGCCTTGATAAAGAGGGAAATTAATACACCAGAAGGAGTGATTACCACAACAGTTGGTCCGAATTCTGCTACTATTAGCCGGGATGGTTTAGCGAAGCAGATATACTCTCGATTATTTGACTG GCTTGTAAACAGAATAAATGCATCGATAGGACAAGACCCAGACTCTAACAAACTGATTGGGGTACTTGATATATATGGCTTTGAAAGTTTTAAAACCAACAG TTTTGAACAACTGTGCATCAATTTTACCAATGAAAAACTCCAGCAACATTTTAATCAG AATGTCTTCAAAATGGAACAAGAGGAATACACAAGGGAGCAAATTAATTGGAGTTACATAGAGTTTGTTGACAATCAAGATGTACTTGACCTGATTGAAAAG AAACCAGGTGGCATTATTGCACTTCTTGATGAAGCCTG CATGTTTCCAAAGTCCACACACGAGACATTGTCTCAGAAGCTGTACGAAAAGTTCAAGAACCACAAAAGATTTACCAAACCCAAGCTTTCTCGTACTGCATTTACAATTCAACATTATGCTGGAGAT GTAACATATCAATCTGATCAATTCCTGGACAAGAACAAGGACTATGTGGTAGCAGAGCATCAAGAATTACTTAATGCTTCTAAATGCTCTTTTGTATCAGGGTTATTTCCACCAGCAACAGAAGAGAACACAAAATCATCAAAATCCTCAATTGCAACTCGCTTTAAG CTGCAActtcacgagctcatggagactTTGAGCTCTACAGAGCCACATTACATCAGATGTATAAAACCAAATAGTGTTCTTAAGCCTGGCATTTTTGAGAATACCAAtgttctgcagcagcttcgatgCTCT GGTGTTCTTGAAGCAATTAGAATCAGCTGTGCTGGTTATCCCACAAGGAAACAATTTCATGATTTTTTGCATCGCTTTCGTGTTCTTACTCCTGAAATTTTGAAAGAGAA AAATGATGAAAAAGTCTCCTGTCAAAAGATTTTGGACAAAATTGGACTACAGGGTTATCAG ATAGGAAGAACTAAGGTATTCCTGAGGGCTGGTCAAATGGCTGAACTGGATGCCAGAAGAACAGAGATGAGAAACAATGCAGCAAGAGGCGTTCAGAGTCAATTCCGTACTCATGTTGCTCGTGAACAGTTCCTAGTACTACGGGACACATCTATTTGTTTGCAATCTTTCGTTAGAG CAAGATTGGCTTGTAAGCAACATGAATTCCTGAGACAACAAGCAGCAGCTTTGAGAATTCAGAAAAATGCCCGATGGTATTTTGCCTGGAAAACTTATTACCAACTGCGGTTGTCAGCCATTACATTGCAGGCCGGGCTAAGGGCCATGGCAGCTCGTAATGAATTCACCTTTAGAAAGAAAAATAAAGCTTCAGTCCATATCCAG TCCCAGTGGCGATGCCACAGAGATTACTCAAATTATATGAAGTTGAGGAGAGCTGCACTAACATATCAGTGTGCTTGGCGAAGAAGGGTTGCTAGGAAGGAGCTGAGGAAGCTCAGAATG GCTGCAAGAGATACACAGGCTCTGAAGGTGGCCAAAGAGAAACTTGAGGAACGTGTGGAAGAGCTAACAAGCCGCCTGGACCGAGAGAAGAAACTAAGG GCTGATTTGGAGAAGTCCAAAGCGGAAGAAGTTTCCAAATTGAAAGAAGCTCTTCAGGAGATGGAGCAGCGAGTAGAAGATGTCAAAGCGATGCAGGAACAAGAATCAGCAAAGAAGGCTGTTGAAGAAGCTCTAGCTCAAGAAAGAGAAAAGATCAGTTTATTGACTACAGAAATCGAGGGCCTAAAG GCTCTGCTAGTAGCTGAACGAGAGGAGAATGATGTAACGAAGAAAGCGCATGCTAATGCATTAGAAACAAATGAAGAGTTAAATAAGAGAGTCAGTGATGCAGATGAAAAGATCAAACAATTTACTGATACTGTACAGAG ACTAGAAGGGACTGTAAGAGAACACGAGGCCCTTTTGCTAACCGAAAGACAACAAAATGAAGCAGCTAATGCTGCACTTGCTGAATCTCAAGCAAGAAATGAAGCATTGGTAAGCAAGCTAGAAGACGCTGTGAAACAAAATGATCTCCTCCATGAAGCTGCTCAAAG ATTCGAAGAAACTACGAAAAATTTGGAATCTTCACTGACATTTGAGAAGCAACGACATGAGGCAAATTTGATAGAATTAGCTGAAGCACGAGAAAAGATTGAAGAACTTCAAAGAGAAGTTGGGGACACTGATGAAAAATCCACCCTACTTCAGACTAGTATACAAag CCTTGAAGAAAGGTTAAGAGAGAAGGATGCTCTATTGACAACAGAGAGACTAGAAAGTGAAGCAACTAAGAAATCTCTCAATGAATCTGAGGATAGAAACCAGGACTTACTATTGAAAATTGAAGTTGCTGAGAAAGACATTGCTCACTTCCAAGAAACTGTCCAAAG ACATGAAGAAAATATGGCAGCACTGGAAACTTTGTTGAGATCTGAAAGGCAGCAAAATGATGCAATCATGAAGCAGCTAGCTGAATCTCAGGGGGAAATAGGAGAGCTGCAAAGGAAGCTTGAAGATGCTTATGCCAGAAATGGGCTTCTTCAAGATTCTTTACAGAG GTTAGAAGAGGGTGCAACAACCACGGATGCTCTTTACTTAGCAGAAAGAAAAGAGCATGATCAAACGAAGAAATCACTCTCTGAAGCTCAAGAAACAAACAAGGAGTTACTAAAAAAAATTGAGGAAGCTGAGAAAAacatagatcagcttctggagAATGTGGAAAG ACTTGAAAAGGATGCAACTACAAGAGAGTCTTTACTGCTTACAACAAAGCAAAGCTATGATGACACCACAAAGTTGCTGCTTGAATCTCAAGAGAAAAACCGAGAGTTAGTGCACAAAGTAGAGGACTCAGATAGCAAAATTGTTCTGCTTGAAGATTCAGTAAAaag ACTCGAAGAAATTACTGCAGATAAAGATTCTTTATTGGCTATAGAAAGACATGAAAACAGTGAAACCAAGAAAGAATTAGCAGATTCTCAGAAAAAGATTGCGGAATTGCTAACTGAAGTGCAAGATACCCGTGCAAATATTGCAGAACTTGAGGACTTGGTTAGGAG ACTCGAAGGAAATTTGGCAGTAACTGAAGCTTTATTGCTAACTGAAAAGGAACAGAATGCTTCCACCTTAAAATTACTTGCAGAAGCACAATTGAGAATCGaagaattaataaaaaaactTGAAGGTTCAGATAGAAAATCTGATAGCCTTCAGGATACAATAACAAG ACTTGAACAAGATGTcactgccaaagaggccctattGCTTACAGAAAAGCAGGCACATGAGGCAACAAGGAAGACTCTCACTGAAACTCAGGAAAAGAGTGAAGAACTTCTGAAGAAAATTCATGATAATGATAAACATATTCTTCAGCTTCAGTTTGCTATACAGAG GCTTGAGGAAACTACAGCTGCAAATGAGAATTTGCTGTTGAGGGAGAGGGAGCAGAATGACATAACAACaaaagcacacaatgaaagtcaAGAAAAATATGAAGAATTACTAACCAAATTTAGTGATGTTGACAGGAAAATCGACCTTCTTCAAGGTACCATAGAAAG GCTTGGAGAAAACACAACAACAAAGGATTCTCTGTTGCTATCAGAGAGACATGAAAAGGAGGTTATTAAGAAAGCACTTACTGAGGCTGAAGAGAAAAATGAAGAGTTACTGATGAAAGTTGAAGATGCTAATGAAAAAATAGGACACCTTCAAACTACGATAAATAC GCTTGAAGATAATTTTGCTGCAAAAAATGTTTCTTTAGAAGCTGCGATGAAGGAAAATGACGAAATCAGGAAATCTCTTAGTGAAGCTCAAGAGAGAAATGATGAATTACTCAAGAAAATTAGTGATAGTGAATACAGGATCCATTTACTTCAAGACACGGTACAAAA GCTTCAAGTAGATGCAATATCAAGATTGTCTTCTTTTGTAATGGAAAAACAAGAAAGTGATGCTGCAAAGAGAGCTGTTACTGAAGCTCATGAAAGAAATGAAGATTTACTGAAGAGAAATGAGGACCTCCTCAAGAGGAATGATGATTTGATTAAGAAAATTGAAGACTCTAGTAAAATTGTCACTCAACTTCAGGAAGCTCTACAAAG ACTTGAAGGAAAAGCATCCAACTTAGAGGCTGAGAACCAAGTTCTTCGTCAACAAGCAACTTCAACTCCACCGTCTACTGCTAAATCTCCAGCTTCACGCTCAAAGATCTCAAGGATCCAT AGAAGTCCAGAGAATGGCCATATTTTCAATGGTGACATTAGGCAAACTGAAATGAAACCCTCAACTGGCACATCAGAAGCAATAACCTCAGCA GCCAATGTTCCTGACTTGGGCGACCAAAAAGATTTTGAACATGGAGAAAAACTGCAAAGAATACCAAAACAGAAATATCAG CCTTCCCATCACCATCAGCCCCAGGACGATCAGCAGTGGTTACTCACTTGTATTTCACAATATCTTGGATTTTCTGGGAGCAAACCTGTTGCAGCTCTCCTTATATACCAATGCCTTCTCCATTGGAAATCATTTGAAGCCATGAAGACGGGTGTCTTCGACAGCATTTTGCATGCTATAAACTCAGCCACAGAG TCTCAAAATGACATGAGGACATTGGCGTATTGGTTGTCCAACTTATCTACATTAACAGTTCTCCTTCAACGGTCATTCAAAACTACTAGGACGGCAATCTCAACTCCGCAAAGGAGAAGATTTTCGTCGGAGAGGATCTTTCAtggaaatcaaacttcaaatgctGGGCTTGCTTATCTCAGTGGTCAATCAGTTGTTGGATCTGCTGGATTGCCCCAAGTTGAAGCAAAATATCCTGCTTTGCTATTCAAACAGCAGCTTGTGGATCTAATTGAAAAGGTTTATGGCATGATAAGTGACAGCGTGAAGAAGGTGCTAAACCCTTTGCTTGAATTGTGTATACAG GATCCACGAACTTCTCACTCAAGTATCGCAAAAGGCAATCTTAATGGCATGGGTCAACAGAACCAACTCACACATTGGCTGGGCATAGTGAAAATCCTCACTAGCTACTTGGATGTACTGAGGGCAAACCAC GTTCCATCAATTCTGGTGCATAAACTTTTCACTCAAATATTCTCACTGATTGATGTTCAACTGTTTAACCG ATTACTTTTGCGGCGTGAGTGCTGTTCTTTTAGTAACGGGGAATATGTCAGAGCTGGACTAGCTGAACTAAAACATTGGTCCGACAATGCTACAAGAGAG TTTGCAGGTTCAGCGTGGGAGGCATTGAGGCATATTAGACAAGCTGTTGATTTCCTG GTGATTTCTCTTAAGCCAATGAGGACATTAAGAGAGATACGCACTGATGTGTGCCCT GCCCTCAGCATACAACAGCTAGAGCGAATAGTTAGTATGTACTGGGATGATGTGAATGGTACAAACACTATTTCAGCAGAG TTTACATCAAGCTTGAAATCTGTGGTACGTGAGGAATCAAATATGGCCACAAGTTTTTCGATACTGCTAGATGATGATTCCAG TATAcctttttcacttgatgatattacAAAGACATTACCAGTCattgaggtggctgatgatgacTTTCTGCCTTTTGTCCATGAAAACCCAAGCTTTGCGTTTTTATTGCAAAGAGGGGAGTAG